The genomic interval TCGCTTCCCAATCGAAGGTTTGACCCGTGCCGCCGCCAGGTGCGTCTATCAGTACGGCATCAACAGCTGCTCGGTATGGCGTTAACCGCTCTAGAGCAGACATTGGCGTGCTGCCCTCGGCTTCCTTCTTCATGGAAAATACTTTCCATACTTTAACGTTCAGCTGCTCACGCACCATTTGGCAAAACGCTGCCGATTCATTGCCATGCAATTGAATCACATCTAAAGGAGCTTCTAACAAAAGATTTTGCAGATTAGCAAAGGTTTCATTTACGAATACGCCAACCGTTCTCGGGCGCTCACCGCCAGCTGCCTTTAACTTCGCAGCTGCTGATATAAGCAGCGATGCAGTCGACTTTTCCACCAATCGCTTGCTGGGTGCAAAGATGAAGCCGATTTCGTGAATAGGCAATCCATCCATCTGCTGAATCGTTTGCACATCCATCAGACCACAAATTTTGATACGCGTCTGCTGCTTCATCGAACGGTTACCGCACCCATTAAATCAGTAACCGATTGTCCAACTTGCTCA from Paenibacillus sp. FSL K6-3182 carries:
- a CDS encoding phosphoribosylanthranilate isomerase, with protein sequence MKQQTRIKICGLMDVQTIQQMDGLPIHEIGFIFAPSKRLVEKSTASLLISAAAKLKAAGGERPRTVGVFVNETFANLQNLLLEAPLDVIQLHGNESAAFCQMVREQLNVKVWKVFSMKKEAEGSTPMSALERLTPYRAAVDAVLIDAPGGGTGQTFDWEAIKEYKQAAEELGITLYVAGGLHEGNVQELLKTYAPNGIDVSSGVETDGRKDIEKIRLFVRRVMEA